The following are from one region of the Ptychodera flava strain L36383 chromosome 15, AS_Pfla_20210202, whole genome shotgun sequence genome:
- the LOC139151280 gene encoding HUWE1-associated protein modifying stress responses-like: MSDQKDRQEDSVGDLWVSNWEQQCIEQLESEPNFDDRLSADREETSQKLWLSFQNSATAVAQLYKDRLCHHSTPAVWISFQNAATAVTQLYKDCFELQRRGIELGIQTGQQRRTRDLVTWAKKKRRHIRRDDLLGFLCGKNVPPRLRSTPLQRSGFDRSSPRHQTSGFDRSSPRHPNLFSDGLLSPDSEMQPFREALALQGLNGAMASVSVDSNTTASSTQGSLHFGRRRHGAFNEVNAAMNPEELFNVSDSRKRNSNVASTDVLMESPPHKRGRFL, encoded by the exons ATGTCTGATCAGAAAGATCGACAGGAAGACTCGGTAGGCGACTTATGGGTGTCGAACTGGGAACAACAATGCATAGAACAACTTGAAAGCGAACCGAATTTCGACGATCGTTTGTCGGCAGACAGGGAAGAGACGAGCCAAAAATTGTGGCTGTCCTTCCAGAATTCTGCGACAGCCGTAGCTCAATTATACAAAG ACCGTTTGTGTCATCACTCGACGCCAGCAGTATGGATATCATTTCAAAATGCAGCCACGGCAGTGACTCAGCTTTATAAAG ATTGTTTTGAATTACAAAGAAGAGGAATAGAGCTAGGCATTCAAACTGGGCAACAAAGGAGAACCAGAGACCTCGTCACATGGGCAAAGAAAAAAAGGCGACACATCCGCAGAGATGACCTACTAGGTTTCCTGTGTGGGAAGAACGTACCACCTAGGTTACGTTCTACACCTCTGCAGCGTAGCGGCTTTGACCGCTCATCTCCTAGACATCAGACTAGCGGCTTCGACCGAAGTTCTCCTAGACACCCTAACCTATTTAGCGATGGCTTACTGTCGCCTGACAGTGAAATGCAGCCATTCAGAGAGGCATTAGCATTACAAG GTTTAAATGGTGCAATGGCCAGTGTTAGTGTAGATAGTAACACAACTGCTTCAAGCACTCAGGGCAGTCTTCATTTTGGCAGACGGCGACACGGTGCTTTTAATGAAGTCAATGCGGCGATGAACCCCGAGGAACTGTTCAATGTTTCTGACTCTAGGAAAAGAAACTCTAATGTAGCATCCACAGATGTTCTGATGGAATCACCCCCACATAAACGTGGCAGATTTTTATAG